Proteins found in one Pseudomonas marvdashtae genomic segment:
- a CDS encoding hemagglutinin repeat-containing protein, which produces MDERQYALLAHQPSAALHTRDAFWGMPKRSLAFLLINVMFWQPLWAQADGIVVSAPGTSLGKAGNGVPVVNIAKPNGSGLSHNRFKDYNVGSNGVILNNATNPAQSTQLGGIILGNPNLKGTAAKIILNEVNGGNPSQLRGYTEVAGKSAHVIVANPYGITCDGCGFINTPKATLTTGKPIIENGQLNRYQVDQGSVSIEGAGLNANNVDRFEIITRSAKINAEIQAKNLTIVAGRNDVNATTLNPTARADDGSAKPELAIDSSALGGMYAGAIKLVGTEAGVGVKLDGKMVASGGDIQLDANGHLSLAETAAAGAVDIKAKSLETRGQVYAGSRLEAKTQGDLTNQKNLVARDSIRLDSGGKLTNNAIIEAGVNADNSRNTSGDVTLKARQLNNAGKTVIASRDLNVTTTAALNNQGGTLSGQGKTMVIADVVDNRDKGRILGKTELHLTANQVLNAQGGLINSQGILTANVGYLDNNAGELSSLNSATLILGSLDNLTGLVMAGKSLDITNAGAINNQGGELSSQGTVTVHTASLDNSNKGTVAANGKLLVKATGKVNNANEGLVASRAAGVELHAGSLDNAKGTLQGKGQVLVDVAADIDNQGGSIIAQDANLSVFATNLDNRGGVLASVKAALEARAVGVLKNGYDVNRRGGTIQAQGLNIEALAGLFNDGGRIAAQAGDIVITNAGADIDNRGGGLYATGKVRVIGQAMDNSDGGQVSANRIEFDLSGALNNNAGIIESQDSLDILAASLSNQKGQLRTLGKNSTTVFQIGGLFDNRDGTLATASQSVGLDTGSIQNVGGELLHTGLGLFGISQANLGQAGGSLVTYGNLNVTADQWTNSTAIQAGHLVVNVDQLTQTATGQLLSTDGMVGRGSNWRVDGLIGSDGTVDVQLTGAYTGNGRLSSLGTLGLKAALINLEQNGSIAGGGNTTVVVDGVLNSYGRLTSAAGMSVTAATINNYGTLGSAGALDVSTVDLLNERGLIFSGADTRLRVDSLTNRYADIYSLGDLSIDRDGLGTRARSILNSSGTLQSDGSMRLAASTIDNVRQILTTNDAGIYTASIREVACIEGVNAGDCRGGKENHVWQIVQRDKFEVTAASAASSITTGGNLDIQGDTLTNRSSSIGVGGALTANVTSLNNIGIETGETETSRTFMSARTRSPGGWRAAANDFTNKYWLQSPGYNANDLGGLEAAMSRFIGMTEREIPALGTQTITTDSQTYAAIIQAGGAVDVRVQGQADSSVVRGGYNYVGAGPRTDTQADNAFSTRVNVNRQLSPDLTQQPVDPLALPGFDLPTGQNGLFRMSGDGSTTPTQGSGLQQVRGLPDSSIKSNPHKYLIETNPALTNMRQFMSSDYLLSKLGYDPDVAAKRLGDGFYEQRLIQQAVIARTGQRFLDGQTSDDGMFKYLMNNAVASKDALNLSLGVSLTAEQVAALTHDIVWMENRTVNNEQVLVPVLYLAQANHRLAANGALIQGSDVSLIAGQNLINAGTLRASSNLRATAGDSLVNSGLLEAGNRLEALASNDLTNRAGGVIAGRDVSVVALTGDVTNERTVTRHASSTGYKTEQRDFVDSAARIEASHDLAMGAGRDIANEGGVVKSGNDMNLQAVRDVNIASAEQSNSNTMGSRHRDQTITQNGSNVSAGGELKAAAGQDLRIVASNLIAETTLALTAGRDIAIASAANESHRFSQSKKVKSSSDLVRQQSSVVKSGGDLSAKAGQDLSLVASRLTGANNVALDATRDISLLSATDETAEFYSKKSKGSFGRSKSEQRESYDSTNVASVVEAGQDLTVNTSHAAGGGVTLDGGRNVTVIGSQLNAGNDLVVGATGDVAVLSGIEEHGSYSKKTKSGFLGLSKSGKSELKTTASQVASELEAGNDVVLVAGNDLRLRASETTAGNDVELRAGLVKDSGDINLVAANDTAYSHSEQYKKKTGLSVSGGFLSFSSAKESGRIAQSSTSVGSQVTADRDATLQAERDINLVGSGIEAGRNVSLNAGRDVNVLAAQNSRSERDWEKNKQAGIGVSSDANGINFFAGADSLKNKNRLEQQTAAASQISAGQDVAINAQRDINQTGSDLRASRDIGLTAGRNINVDAARETQLTEQEREASRNGLGISFNHNYGNTKDAVSGAGKGEDGVSKASSTLKGVDAVAQFVNGPTVDVKFGNSTQTSSQQVIEQTNRASTFDAGNDLNLNAGNDVTVKGGQLKAGRDINVKGRDVTLDVAKGSVSQESTDRQSWSGIHGGTSGGFKLGVGGSYGVATEDGVHGSSTATQVAAGRDVNVDARHDINLIGTQVKAGRDIALDAGNELNIRSAQNASDSESNRHNGGGEAGLTFGSQGVGVYVSVNIGKGNLDREGNRQQEAYLYAGNRLGFTSGKDTNISGATLRGDEVVGRVGGNLNISSAPDTGEVKGKEFDLSVTATVGPGAGISGSVGYGQTTGETHWVEQQTSITGKNKVDIRTENHTQLDGALIAADNGNLKLDTGTLGFSDIAGKDKEHGYYLNVGGSYSQGGGGAQDSSQVGKGEKDKNGWSISGWEYEKDRQQTVRATVGAGEVVVRNDAKTGADSTVGLNRDVSKAYEITKDDESRTDLYVTKSSVDAVMDPSGTVQAWKNSIKSYPDSSLKAYEDALKLVNGPVQAAGQVWNSIQAQRVSIEEVPASARAALGDEVALNVAKNLVRNGKDPDDIAKLEPKDVIAIQYFADLFTTFAKQQESCGATGDCASGDEGQKDPVHYVDADGNSMIVNFKPLVPSTSGGNVLVQADALQTYLDKLNPAQAQLVRLGIQAVMGPVKAAVSLAGNVVVDKLFGDKIADAKDALSKSLASELSGKSKDDLEHSDDRFKELSKLGATTQKGDVYVRGATTLLDIALGTATNAAGSVAGKAIGIVGKGSSDGVTKGRDELGGGPKDADWDKKFAESPPKGWVETGGAKGAASFPEGMSFNPSIKNHLSSFDGLTQKSGVSGTHNLDAFSQAASSNGIKILGETPTSVKGITNIEYQIPAYDRAGNVIGYKAKEFTKTVYDPKVFSDQKILDLGQQAAASGYRGALSKGVTQYDATAGGVSFRVYLDKATGAVTNFHPQ; this is translated from the coding sequence ATGGACGAACGCCAATACGCCTTGCTGGCCCACCAGCCTTCTGCCGCCCTGCACACCCGCGACGCCTTCTGGGGCATGCCCAAGCGCAGCCTGGCGTTCCTGTTGATCAACGTCATGTTCTGGCAACCACTATGGGCCCAGGCCGACGGCATCGTGGTCAGTGCTCCCGGCACCAGTCTCGGCAAGGCCGGCAACGGCGTGCCGGTGGTCAACATCGCCAAGCCCAACGGCAGCGGCCTGTCCCATAACCGATTCAAGGATTACAACGTCGGCAGCAACGGCGTGATCCTCAACAACGCCACCAACCCCGCCCAATCCACGCAACTGGGCGGGATCATCCTCGGCAACCCGAACCTCAAGGGCACGGCCGCCAAAATCATCCTCAACGAAGTCAATGGCGGCAACCCGAGCCAGTTGCGCGGCTACACCGAAGTGGCGGGCAAATCGGCCCATGTCATCGTCGCCAACCCGTATGGCATCACCTGCGACGGCTGCGGTTTCATCAACACGCCGAAGGCGACGTTGACCACCGGCAAGCCGATTATCGAAAACGGCCAGTTGAACCGCTATCAAGTGGATCAGGGCAGCGTCTCCATCGAAGGCGCCGGCCTCAATGCCAACAACGTCGACCGCTTCGAAATCATCACCCGCAGCGCCAAGATCAATGCCGAGATCCAGGCCAAGAACCTGACCATCGTTGCCGGTCGCAACGACGTCAATGCCACGACCCTCAACCCCACCGCCCGCGCGGACGACGGCAGCGCCAAACCGGAGCTGGCCATCGACTCCTCGGCCCTGGGCGGCATGTACGCCGGGGCGATCAAGTTAGTGGGCACCGAAGCCGGGGTTGGCGTGAAGCTGGACGGCAAGATGGTTGCCAGTGGCGGGGATATTCAGTTGGATGCCAATGGGCATCTGAGCTTGGCCGAGACGGCGGCTGCCGGTGCTGTCGATATCAAGGCGAAAAGCCTGGAAACCCGTGGCCAGGTGTACGCCGGCAGTCGGCTGGAGGCAAAGACCCAGGGCGACCTGACCAACCAGAAAAACCTGGTGGCCCGCGACAGCATTCGGCTGGACAGCGGCGGCAAGCTCACCAACAACGCAATCATCGAAGCCGGGGTCAATGCCGACAACAGCCGCAACACCTCGGGTGATGTCACCCTCAAGGCAAGACAGCTGAACAACGCCGGCAAAACCGTCATTGCCAGTCGCGACCTGAATGTCACGACCACCGCAGCGCTGAACAACCAGGGCGGTACGCTCAGTGGACAGGGCAAGACCATGGTCATCGCCGATGTGGTGGATAACCGCGACAAAGGCCGGATCCTCGGTAAAACCGAACTGCACCTGACGGCCAACCAAGTGCTGAACGCCCAGGGCGGCCTGATCAACAGTCAAGGCATTCTGACGGCCAACGTGGGTTATCTGGACAACAATGCCGGCGAGTTGTCCAGCCTGAACAGCGCGACCCTGATCCTCGGCAGCCTGGACAACCTGACCGGCCTGGTGATGGCCGGCAAAAGCCTCGACATCACCAACGCAGGCGCGATCAACAACCAGGGCGGCGAGTTGTCCAGCCAAGGCACCGTGACCGTTCACACCGCCAGCCTGGACAACTCCAACAAAGGCACCGTTGCCGCCAATGGCAAGCTGCTGGTCAAGGCCACCGGCAAGGTCAACAACGCCAACGAAGGCCTGGTCGCCAGCCGTGCCGCCGGTGTCGAGCTCCATGCAGGCAGCCTGGATAACGCCAAAGGCACGCTGCAAGGCAAGGGTCAGGTGCTCGTCGATGTAGCGGCGGATATCGACAACCAGGGCGGCAGCATCATCGCCCAGGACGCCAACCTCTCTGTCTTTGCGACCAACCTGGACAACCGGGGCGGCGTGCTGGCCAGCGTCAAGGCCGCGCTCGAGGCGCGTGCCGTCGGCGTGCTGAAAAACGGCTACGACGTAAACCGCCGTGGCGGCACGATCCAGGCCCAAGGGCTCAACATCGAAGCCTTGGCGGGGTTGTTCAACGACGGTGGGCGCATCGCCGCACAAGCGGGCGACATCGTGATCACCAACGCCGGTGCGGATATCGACAACCGCGGTGGTGGCCTGTACGCCACGGGCAAGGTTCGGGTCATCGGCCAGGCGATGGACAACAGTGATGGCGGGCAGGTCAGCGCCAATCGTATCGAGTTCGATCTCTCGGGCGCGTTGAACAACAACGCGGGCATCATCGAAAGCCAGGACAGCCTGGACATTCTCGCCGCCAGCCTGAGCAACCAAAAAGGCCAGCTGCGTACGCTGGGCAAAAACAGCACGACGGTTTTCCAGATAGGTGGCCTGTTCGACAACCGCGACGGCACCCTCGCCACCGCCAGCCAGAGTGTCGGGCTGGACACCGGCAGCATTCAGAACGTGGGCGGCGAACTGTTGCACACCGGCCTGGGATTGTTTGGCATCAGCCAAGCCAACCTCGGTCAGGCGGGTGGCAGCCTGGTGACCTACGGCAATTTGAACGTGACGGCTGACCAATGGACCAACAGCACCGCGATCCAGGCGGGGCATCTGGTGGTGAATGTCGATCAGTTGACCCAGACGGCCACCGGCCAATTGCTCAGTACCGACGGTATGGTGGGCCGTGGCAGCAACTGGCGCGTTGACGGTCTGATCGGCAGCGATGGAACGGTCGACGTGCAACTGACCGGCGCCTACACAGGCAACGGTCGCTTGAGCAGTCTCGGCACCTTGGGCCTCAAGGCCGCGCTGATCAATCTGGAGCAAAACGGCAGTATCGCTGGCGGTGGCAACACAACCGTCGTAGTCGATGGCGTCCTCAACAGCTACGGTCGCCTGACTTCGGCGGCAGGCATGAGCGTCACGGCTGCAACGATCAACAACTACGGCACGCTGGGCAGCGCCGGGGCGCTGGACGTTTCGACAGTCGACCTGCTCAATGAGCGTGGACTGATTTTCAGCGGCGCCGATACCCGACTGCGCGTCGACAGCCTGACCAACCGTTACGCCGACATCTACAGCCTGGGCGACCTGAGCATTGACCGCGACGGCCTCGGCACCCGAGCGCGCAGCATCCTCAACAGTTCCGGCACGCTGCAAAGCGACGGCAGCATGCGTCTGGCGGCCAGTACCATCGACAACGTCCGCCAGATACTGACCACCAACGATGCCGGTATCTACACCGCCTCGATCAGGGAGGTGGCCTGCATCGAAGGGGTCAACGCCGGCGACTGCAGGGGAGGCAAGGAGAACCACGTCTGGCAGATCGTCCAGCGCGACAAGTTCGAAGTCACCGCAGCCAGCGCTGCCTCCAGTATCACCACCGGCGGCAACCTGGATATCCAGGGCGACACGCTGACTAACCGGAGCAGCAGCATCGGCGTCGGCGGCGCACTGACCGCCAACGTCACCAGCCTGAACAACATCGGCATCGAGACCGGCGAGACCGAAACCTCGCGCACCTTCATGTCCGCGCGCACGCGCAGCCCAGGTGGCTGGCGCGCTGCTGCAAATGACTTCACCAACAAATACTGGTTGCAGAGCCCGGGTTATAACGCCAACGACCTGGGAGGCCTCGAGGCGGCGATGAGCCGTTTCATCGGCATGACCGAGCGCGAAATTCCAGCGCTGGGCACCCAGACAATCACCACCGACAGCCAAACCTATGCCGCGATTATCCAGGCCGGCGGCGCGGTGGATGTCCGTGTCCAGGGCCAAGCCGACAGCAGTGTCGTGCGTGGCGGCTACAACTACGTCGGCGCCGGCCCGCGCACCGACACCCAGGCCGACAACGCGTTCTCCACCCGCGTCAACGTTAACCGACAGCTGTCCCCGGACCTGACCCAGCAGCCGGTCGATCCACTTGCCTTGCCGGGCTTCGATTTGCCAACCGGGCAAAACGGCCTGTTCCGCATGAGCGGTGACGGCTCGACCACGCCGACCCAGGGCTCCGGCCTGCAACAAGTGCGCGGCCTGCCGGACAGCTCGATCAAGTCCAACCCGCACAAATATCTGATCGAGACCAACCCGGCGCTGACCAACATGCGCCAGTTCATGAGCTCGGACTATCTGCTGAGCAAACTGGGTTACGACCCCGACGTCGCCGCAAAGCGTTTGGGTGACGGTTTCTACGAACAACGGCTGATCCAGCAAGCCGTGATCGCCCGCACCGGCCAACGCTTCCTCGACGGCCAGACCTCCGACGACGGCATGTTCAAGTACCTGATGAACAACGCCGTCGCCAGCAAGGACGCGCTCAACCTGTCCCTGGGCGTCAGCCTGACCGCCGAACAAGTCGCGGCGCTGACCCATGACATCGTCTGGATGGAAAACCGGACGGTGAACAACGAACAGGTCCTGGTGCCGGTGCTGTACCTGGCCCAGGCCAATCATCGTCTGGCGGCCAATGGCGCGCTGATACAAGGCTCGGACGTCAGCCTGATCGCCGGTCAGAACCTGATCAATGCCGGCACCTTGCGAGCGTCGAGCAACCTGAGGGCGACGGCGGGCGATAGCTTGGTCAACAGCGGATTGCTTGAAGCGGGGAATCGCCTTGAGGCGCTGGCGAGTAATGATCTTACTAACCGGGCGGGCGGGGTTATTGCCGGGCGGGATGTCAGTGTTGTTGCCCTCACCGGCGACGTGACTAACGAACGAACCGTTACCCGCCATGCCAGCAGCACCGGCTACAAGACCGAGCAACGTGACTTTGTCGACAGCGCGGCGCGGATCGAGGCCAGTCATGACCTGGCGATGGGCGCCGGACGGGATATCGCTAACGAGGGAGGGGTGGTCAAGAGCGGTAATGACATGAATCTGCAGGCGGTGCGTGACGTGAATATCGCCTCCGCTGAGCAGTCGAACAGCAACACAATGGGTAGCAGGCACCGAGACCAGACCATTACCCAGAACGGTTCCAATGTTTCTGCTGGCGGGGAGCTGAAGGCCGCGGCCGGGCAGGATCTGCGGATCGTCGCCAGCAACCTTATCGCCGAGACCACCCTGGCACTGACCGCCGGGCGTGACATCGCTATCGCTTCTGCCGCCAACGAAAGCCATCGCTTTTCCCAGAGCAAAAAAGTCAAAAGCAGCAGCGACCTAGTGCGCCAGCAATCCTCAGTCGTCAAATCGGGTGGGGACCTCAGCGCGAAGGCGGGGCAAGACCTGAGTCTTGTCGCCAGTCGCCTGACAGGGGCCAATAATGTTGCGCTCGACGCCACGCGCGACATCAGCCTGTTGTCTGCAACGGACGAAACCGCAGAGTTCTATTCGAAGAAAAGCAAAGGCTCCTTTGGCCGCAGTAAAAGCGAACAACGGGAAAGCTATGACAGCACCAACGTCGCGTCGGTGGTGGAGGCGGGGCAAGACCTGACGGTCAATACCAGCCATGCGGCCGGCGGTGGTGTCACGCTGGACGGCGGCCGCAACGTCACGGTGATCGGCAGCCAATTGAACGCCGGCAATGATTTGGTAGTGGGCGCCACCGGCGATGTGGCGGTGCTTTCGGGCATTGAAGAGCACGGTTCCTACAGCAAGAAAACCAAATCGGGTTTCCTCGGCTTGTCCAAAAGCGGCAAAAGCGAGCTGAAAACCACGGCCTCCCAAGTGGCCAGCGAGCTGGAAGCGGGCAACGATGTGGTGCTGGTCGCGGGCAATGACTTGCGTTTGCGCGCCAGCGAAACCACCGCCGGCAATGACGTGGAACTGCGTGCGGGCCTGGTCAAGGACAGCGGCGACATCAACCTCGTCGCGGCCAATGACACCGCTTACAGCCATAGCGAGCAATACAAGAAGAAAACCGGGCTCTCGGTCTCGGGCGGCTTCCTGTCGTTCTCCTCGGCGAAAGAGTCGGGCCGGATCGCGCAAAGCAGTACCAGTGTTGGCAGTCAGGTGACGGCTGATCGTGATGCGACTTTGCAGGCAGAGCGCGATATCAACCTGGTGGGCAGCGGAATCGAGGCTGGGCGTAATGTCAGTCTGAATGCCGGGCGCGATGTGAATGTTCTGGCGGCGCAGAACAGCCGTTCCGAGCGGGATTGGGAAAAGAACAAGCAGGCTGGGATTGGTGTTTCTTCGGATGCTAATGGCATCAATTTCTTTGCAGGTGCCGATAGCCTCAAGAACAAGAATCGTCTGGAACAGCAAACCGCTGCCGCTAGCCAGATCAGTGCAGGGCAAGATGTTGCCATCAACGCTCAGCGCGATATCAACCAGACGGGTTCCGATCTGCGTGCCAGCCGTGACATAGGCCTCACGGCAGGACGCAATATCAACGTGGATGCTGCGCGTGAAACCCAACTGACCGAGCAGGAGCGCGAAGCCAGTCGTAATGGGCTTGGCATTTCGTTCAATCATAACTACGGCAACACCAAGGATGCGGTCAGTGGCGCAGGGAAAGGGGAGGACGGCGTCAGTAAGGCGTCCAGCACCCTAAAAGGCGTCGATGCCGTCGCCCAATTCGTCAACGGACCGACCGTCGACGTCAAGTTTGGCAACAGCACGCAAACCAGTAGCCAGCAGGTCATTGAGCAGACCAATCGCGCGTCGACGTTCGATGCGGGCAACGACCTGAATCTCAATGCCGGTAACGACGTCACGGTCAAAGGTGGTCAGCTAAAGGCCGGGCGGGATATCAACGTCAAAGGTCGCGACGTCACGCTGGATGTAGCGAAGGGAAGTGTCAGCCAGGAAAGCACTGATCGCCAAAGCTGGAGTGGGATTCATGGCGGCACCAGTGGAGGCTTCAAGCTAGGCGTCGGCGGCAGCTACGGTGTTGCCACCGAGGATGGCGTTCACGGCAGTTCGACAGCCACTCAGGTTGCCGCTGGAAGGGATGTCAACGTGGACGCCCGCCACGACATCAACCTGATAGGCACTCAGGTCAAGGCTGGGCGAGATATTGCGCTCGATGCTGGTAATGAGTTGAACATCCGGTCGGCGCAGAACGCCAGCGACAGTGAGAGCAATCGACACAACGGTGGTGGTGAGGCAGGCCTGACGTTCGGCTCTCAAGGCGTAGGCGTCTACGTCAGCGTGAACATCGGCAAGGGCAATCTCGACCGGGAAGGTAACCGACAGCAAGAAGCCTACCTCTACGCGGGCAACCGCCTGGGCTTCACCAGTGGCAAAGACACCAACATCAGTGGTGCCACCCTGCGCGGCGATGAGGTCGTTGGCCGTGTCGGCGGTAATCTGAATATCTCCTCGGCGCCTGACACAGGCGAAGTCAAAGGCAAAGAGTTCGACCTCAGCGTTACCGCGACCGTTGGTCCAGGGGCTGGCATCAGCGGCTCGGTGGGATATGGACAAACGACCGGCGAGACCCATTGGGTCGAACAGCAAACCAGCATCACCGGCAAAAACAAAGTCGACATCCGGACCGAGAATCACACTCAACTGGATGGTGCACTGATCGCCGCCGATAACGGCAACCTCAAACTGGACACCGGAACCCTGGGCTTCAGTGACATCGCCGGTAAGGACAAGGAGCACGGCTATTACCTGAACGTGGGTGGCAGCTACTCCCAAGGTGGCGGCGGCGCTCAAGACAGCAGTCAGGTTGGCAAAGGCGAGAAAGATAAAAACGGCTGGAGCATCAGCGGTTGGGAGTATGAGAAGGATCGTCAGCAGACCGTCCGGGCCACTGTCGGGGCCGGCGAAGTTGTGGTGCGCAATGATGCTAAAACCGGGGCCGATTCGACGGTTGGGCTCAACCGGGATGTAAGCAAGGCCTACGAAATCACCAAGGATGATGAATCTCGGACCGACTTGTACGTCACCAAATCCTCGGTGGACGCGGTGATGGATCCCTCTGGGACGGTGCAGGCTTGGAAGAACAGCATCAAAAGCTACCCCGATAGCAGCCTGAAAGCGTATGAGGACGCACTCAAGCTGGTCAATGGGCCGGTGCAGGCCGCTGGACAGGTCTGGAACAGCATACAGGCACAGCGGGTATCAATAGAGGAGGTTCCTGCTTCCGCGAGGGCTGCGTTGGGGGATGAGGTTGCGCTGAATGTTGCGAAGAACCTGGTTCGCAATGGTAAGGATCCTGATGACATCGCGAAGCTGGAGCCTAAGGATGTAATCGCTATCCAATACTTCGCGGACCTATTCACAACGTTTGCCAAGCAACAAGAAAGCTGTGGCGCTACAGGAGACTGTGCTTCGGGTGACGAGGGCCAGAAGGATCCGGTCCACTATGTTGATGCTGATGGCAACAGCATGATTGTGAATTTTAAGCCGTTGGTACCAAGTACCTCCGGCGGAAATGTGTTGGTTCAAGCTGACGCTTTACAGACCTATCTCGATAAATTGAACCCAGCGCAAGCGCAGCTTGTACGCTTGGGGATACAAGCCGTCATGGGACCAGTCAAAGCCGCGGTGAGTCTGGCCGGTAATGTGGTGGTGGATAAGCTGTTTGGAGACAAAATCGCCGACGCTAAAGATGCTTTGTCAAAATCCCTAGCGAGCGAGCTCAGTGGTAAGAGCAAGGACGATTTGGAGCATAGCGATGATCGTTTCAAGGAGCTTTCCAAGCTTGGGGCAACTACTCAAAAAGGTGATGTATACGTTCGTGGTGCAACGACGCTGCTGGATATTGCCTTGGGGACCGCCACCAACGCTGCCGGGTCTGTAGCGGGCAAGGCCATTGGTATTGTGGGTAAGGGGTCTTCGGATGGTGTAACGAAAGGGCGCGATGAGCTGGGGGGTGGTCCGAAGGATGCTGATTGGGACAAGAAGTTTGCGGAGAGTCCGCCGAAGGGGTGGGTGGAAACGGGTGGTGCAAAAGGGGCTGCAAGCTTCCCGGAAGGCATGAGCTTTAATCCGAGCATCAAAAACCATCTGAGTAGTTTCGATGGATTGACCCAGAAAAGTGGGGTTAGCGGAACCCATAATCTTGATGCATTCTCTCAGGCCGCATCTTCAAATGGCATAAAGATATTGGGTGAGACACCGACTTCTGTTAAGGGGATTACAAATATTGAATATCAGATACCGGCTTATGATCGAGCTGGAAATGTGATCGGCTATAAAGCGAAAGAGTTTACTAAGACTGTTTATGATCCGAAGGTCTTCTCTGATCAAAAGATCCTTGATCTTGGACAGCAGGCTGCGGCCAGTGGATACAGGGGTGCTTTGTCGAAGGGGGTGACTCAATATGATGCTACTGCCGGGGGCGTTAGCTTTAGGGTCTACCTTGACAAGGCTACAGGGGCAGTTACTAACTTTCACCCCCAGTGA
- the cdiI gene encoding ribonuclease toxin immunity protein CdiI gives MKELFGQPYTDSDPYWIVKGYFDRMYHDGNFIKSLELLVKRWGFSTDGAYCNFPDLNSFFEEEHFEGVEFAYGYPPKNEDTVVVSEEICSKYIRLACDKYVSLHPEDTVKVREILDQLFF, from the coding sequence ATGAAAGAGCTATTTGGACAGCCATATACTGATTCAGACCCTTACTGGATAGTGAAGGGGTATTTTGATCGGATGTATCACGATGGTAATTTTATAAAATCTCTTGAGCTATTGGTGAAAAGGTGGGGCTTCAGTACGGATGGTGCGTACTGCAATTTTCCTGATTTAAATAGTTTTTTTGAGGAGGAACATTTTGAAGGTGTTGAGTTCGCTTATGGTTATCCGCCAAAAAATGAAGATACAGTTGTTGTAAGTGAAGAGATTTGCTCTAAATACATACGGCTAGCATGTGATAAGTATGTAAGTCTTCATCCGGAAGATACTGTAAAAGTGAGAGAGATTTTGGATCAGCTTTTTTTCTGA